Genomic segment of Arctopsyche grandis isolate Sample6627 chromosome 3, ASM5162203v2, whole genome shotgun sequence:
catgggtcgtgtaatccgtgtcaatgtttataatgactggtttacatcggaatttctgaatttataaccatagaagaatttctcgatggaaatctctaactgctgagtattttagattgtgagcattacatttaaacaacaatgaagatgatcgaactagttttggaaaaatacattcattaatggacttcttttgtttattttatattgttgcaagatataatgCAAAGTCTAAACACacttttacaaaactcgaaatcctcgacggtagtgatctagggtttgtttggatttgctacaatttttatacttgcTTTCTATTGGGTTTCTAAagaattctagttggaaattttcgccaaattttcaacagaaaagacgtcatcactcaaagggttaaacaatatttaaaatcaattttgaaaGAAATTGACTATTACAataggaaaatatattttttaattttttaacgttaatgcccgattcaccagatgcacaaatcttttttatccaccaatttgtctttcaatagtgcaatcgttcgtatatgccgtatttacgatagcttagatcattgtcctgacctctttagtgactcttttagtatttttaggacaaagttgaagaaaataatatgtggttgatttgcttcttcacccttatagtctttctttttcttttttactttatctgtatctttttctttatctgtttcttttctttttttttaaatcttgatgtttttgtaattttacttttttatatcaccatgtggtgctcactgtaaatggaatattatatttttatttatgtttattattattttttgtctcattatacaactttctatttatattttattctgtatgtgtgcctatttaaataaaataaaaataaaataaaatatctcatTCAGAATTTAGCTAGAAAACTCATAAAGTTGAAATCAGAAGTGAATAAAAGCACTAGTGAAGACAGGAAATGCTAAAATCGGTAGTGAatatcaaacatatgtacgtacaattaaGGCTACTagccagtggcgtagcgaagggggggggggtccggGGGGTctagaccccccccccccccttcgctcCATTGCATCATACACTTCAGTTAGCAGTtagctttactttatttttatatgttgtgattttatattaattaaatataaattatataaattatcttgccttttttcctgtcaaaaccccccccccccttgacaaaatcctggctacgtcACTGCTACTAGCTATCAAATGACAACTTCTTCAAAATGTTCGCAATCTTAGACGATTacttttcaccatcgaactatcagaatcgatttaaatttctatcgttgaccaaaccgtgcaaaatggcaaaatttcaaaacgattgtaagaatgtaggatatattGTCTGACCAATGaacgaagtgaaatatagaagcgCCTTGTAAAAATACCAATGAAGCCATGAAAGATTTTAAACacgaatttttatttatcaaatttaaaatcctAGTCGATAAATAACTACACTTCGATTGACAGTTTTACACTAATAATATCAATGGTGGTTAATCATAATTGGGGCCCCGATAAATTGGCCTttgctaccaaaatttacatacaatattacatatagtaaataattaaaaaaatggctttgtaaaatcctaatgaaaaaccatatactgaaaagcatggtaaTAAACGATGATATGATTTTTTGACTAAAGTGGGagcctcaaatttcaaatgcgctCGGGGCCTCCTatttacttgatccgccactgaaaaatataaaaaaataacgactTTTTTACTATATATACTGAAatctatacaatttttagaaaattattcATGGCCCACTATTCTTATTTTACTTAATCTCCAAAGAAAAACCttcttttaaaaaatcttgTATCATTGTAGTTTTCTTAATATCGACTTTTcacctaaaataaataaaatcgtaccAGTTgggaatcaataaaaaaaattatcgtgTTAAATTAATTCTGGTCAGGGGAAGCACTGTAGTCGTGGGCCATGCTTGTTACAGATGATGGGCACATTTTGAtcaaaaaaaccttgtaataaaaatgaaagctCTGTGGTATTTATTGCAGAGTATCTTTTATACTCTTGATGGTGCTCTTGTTCACTTACTAATAGcaatatgtattacattataatattattatatattatatattatttaataatattattatatattatatattatttaataatattattatatattatataaattaatatattatattaatttaccgtcaattagttttaatataCTTTTTCAATCTACTAAATGGCCAACAACTGTCATATGGCCAACAGCTGTTTCTCCAATAAAtgctatttaaatttacatgaataCAGCGGTCGATAAGCAGCTGTTAtcgataatttcaataatttttgtaataatgtaacatttttattacaatattgacTAAATTCTGTGTAacgataatatttttaatttcaaatttaccaattgaaaatcaagtgggtaataactaaagcccggaccctgagggggccgtttattgttcaaatgttgtaaatgcattgttaaaggtttgccaaaccttttttacaaagcatttacaacaattgaacaataaacggcacgcttccggtcctacctctagtaataaccaGTCTCCGGCGCATTGATGCGCCGGCTCGAAATAAATAGgtttcttttgtcaatttctattgttaacctttttttatgtctagacctagagagcaaaaaaaaaggttaataatagaaattgacaataggaacCAGTTTCCGCGCCTATCTTTGGtaataacatatttatatatatgtggtAGTGATAAATTGTGGTGGTAGCACTGGAACTGGAAATGGTGGCAAAATAAAAGTCATGTTTGACGTTTCTCAGTAAAAGTAACAGAATGCGGCTGATCCGGCTCACTATGGGTCAGCAGCTAGAGATAGGGTCCCACGGTTGGGGCCCTCTCTTCTCATATATCATCGATTCCATCAAAATCAACAATGATCATGGTAAAATTCGATCTACAGCCGTTATAAAAGTGGTGGATCAAGCCGGCGCTGTCACCGTCATGTTCCAGGGAAATCAAGTAGCCACATTACTTGGCTTGACACCAAAACAGTGGAGTGCTATTGAAGAAATGTCCTCTGCCTGTCAATTATTCTACAGACAATTCCAACATGGACTTAAAAACGGCTTTGCACCACAGCAGGAACTATTCTATTCATTTTGCGAAAATCTACAAAGACGCGAAACACTATTCCTTAAATTTGAAAGAGTGCCCAATGTTCGAAAAGGTGAAGAGACTATACCTTTCTTAAAAGTCTTGCAGTGCTCATTACCAACTCCAGAAATAATGAAACAATTCAAATTCAGCAATACTACCGATTTGATTGAATAACACCCACATAGCATGTAATGAACTtgtctatataaatattttaattatatatctgaatatttatctacatttaaacatattaaataattagttttttttatatgttcatatttacctttactttatttacatCTTTATACTTATTATTGATACAatgtataatttacaaaaaaacctGTTAAAATGAAACATCTTAGCTcatgtgatattttatatatttttaattgaaaaacaattcatttgatatttttatttattatgaataaaattaatccaCAACAATTACAGTATCCTCTAAAAAtgcttaagggggtattctagtcttgaaatttgaaaaaatcgattttttttttgtttcatattttcaaagtttaaacctttaagaatatgtccttaagaggatttttcaaaattcaaattattttcggagatatagctgttttagtgacgtggcatttttttctttttttttcaaacagttGCCATTtcgcgaaaaaaaattttttttttccgtggTATGGACCATAGCGACATTCTTATTAATttagaatctttttttttttttttcggatgaCGAAGGGTTGGAATCGTGTCAAGATGGAGGCACCCTTTTTTTCACCTCtttcatttttaatgtttttttttttcatttttgttatgcattattgaaatattaataaacatatagtaaaaaaatgcataccaaaattgtttttagtttttgttttattgaattttaaaaaacgcccaaaatttgtctctctagactagaatacccccttaaattGGCTTCAACGGGTCACAATCATTTGTACTGATCATTATTTGAACCTGCTTATTCAACATTTCTTCCAATTTTGGCGCAAATTTGCTTAGAAAACCACGTTCTGAATTTGAATGATTAGTCAAAATTACAGAGGCACCATTATGTATAGCATCCAACACATCATGATGACTCATCTCACCTAGAATTCATAAAAAATCTTAAACaattcataattataaaatggatatttatgaaatttatgtattatataaatataaataccagTCAAATACAAATCAGCACGGATACTACGTAATAAGGATGAACCAGAGCCAGCACACAAAGCTACGCTTTTAATTTCAGTTGCTAACGACGCCCCTTTCGCCAGAGCCAGTTGCACCCTATCAATGCCTATATGCAATTTCAGCGACTGAATGATTATTTCCAAGGGAGTTGGTTTAACCAAATCACAAATGCTGGAAGATATTGAatagattgaaataaaaattacaattactCGGTAGCAATACAACATTCCATTAGATTTACCGTCCAGGTCCTAAACCAGGAATCCTCCCTTCAGAGATTGGTTGCTTACTATGCTCAGGTAGACATTCAGCAAGCCAATCGTTTACTCCACCCATTACAGAATCCCAACTTGTATGAGGACTGTACAAAGCAATACGTTCCTCCAAGCACCGACTCACAATTCTCTGCTTCCACGTtctataatatatgcatgtaaataaaggcacattactattatatattaggATAATATTAATAGTTCGTAAAAGATGTATACTTTTGAGTGATAGATTTTAGTGCTGAAAATATTGGTGGATGATATGAAATGATCAGCTCTGTATTTTTTTCTACAGCTTCTTCCATGACATTTTCAGTTAAATCGTTTGTTAACAAAATTTTAGTTATCAATCTGAAATAATAttgcaaattattttaaaaagttcacTAAGAAAAGTTGTCTCACCTAGCAACAAAGTAAATGGATGTACCTTGGTGTATATGGTTCAATTAGAACGCCGGTATTATCCCACGTTTCTGATAGTGACAAAGGTGCAAACTCTTTTAAGCACTTTATTACACTTTGAAGGGGAAGTCCGGATTGATTATGATTATCAGTCATCTTAATATTGAAACGAGAGCGATATCTTCTAAAAACTATATACCCTTTTCTAAGATGATGCAAAATCATGTATTATCCTATCAATCAGATTAATACAAAACATAAGTAAAATACTAAATACAAAGCATTAAAAAAGGGtagaaaaaacaattaaaaaaaacaacttatgaaaacaatttattattaatataaaattatcatataaacTTCCATACCAAACAAATTTCATCATAGgggcaaaatatatataattcacCTATTAACTAGAATATTTATTGGTTTATTCAAATTTGGTTAGTTATAAGCATACCacagtatgtacatgtgttttccaatgaaatcactGTAACTAATCCACGTATGTCCAAATCTTTATTTCTCCATCATCGCTACAGGAAACAAGCTGTTTTGGCTTTTTAGGATTCCATCTAACAGCGTTTACATCTTGAGAATGTGCTCCATGATCAGTGCATATCAACTCAAAGCTTGGATCATGTGGTTTAGAATCGGCTGCTTCTTTAAATATTCTAATGATGTCGTCACCGCAAGCGGTGGCTATCATGTCAGTCTCATGACACCAAGAAATATCATAAACAGTCCTTGTGTGAAAGCCAGATAAAGTACATATGCACTTCCATACCGGCAAATTATCGGGAGTTGCAATACCCTCAGTATTGTTTGGTAAATATTCTCGCCATATTTTAACAGTACAATCATCACTGCAGCTTGCCAGTCGTTCACCGGTTTTATCAAAACATAAACTCCAAACTGTCGATTGGTGGGACTGCAAAGTGCATGCACAAAACCAGTCATTGTCGGAAGGATCttctttgaaaattttaattgtgttatCGTAAGATGCTGAAGCCAAAAGCTCTTTGGTTGGATGCCAAGCAACCtgtatgaattataaaaaattaactaaGTAGTGAAAATGGTAGTagaattttatgatattttattcatCGGGGGTGGTCAGCGACCACTAAGATTATAAAACCGatatgataaattatttttctagattaaagAATATTGCTATGTTCATGAACggactaagggcgaaaacacatagAGATGAACGGAACGGCATGCGGACTTGGcgttgttaattcgtacgatcttattatttcaagaagtttctcctacatttcttcaaatatgggattttccattatcaatcactgtcaagcttatatcaatacaaggacaaaatatcaccgaaaacacttcaaAGGGTGATTTTGGGACAGTGTGCCTTGAATATTTGCTAGGCGtaccacatttttttaaaagcatcgaaaaaaaaccatgtgccgcgTTCCTTTCTGTGTTATTTCGCCCTAAATGTAAACTTGGACTATAACATATACACTGTGAATGTGAAATGTAACTTCTGATTAAGAataggtatgaaaaaaaaatcgaatgaccTTCTTGACGTCTTGTGAATGCGCATTAAGAACGGTAACACACTCATAGTCATTATCGCCTATTACTTCCCACACCCACACAGATTTGTCTCTTGAACAAGTAGCTAATAGTTGGCCAGAAGGAGACCATGCAACACTTTTAACTTCATTTTCGTGTCCTTCCAAAGTAGCATTACATTCGAATTCCCCTAAAATTGTAACAATAATTGAGTGAGAAACAATTcatgtaattatatataaaaaatatatttctaaaataCCTATTTTTTTATCCCAAATTGCAGTAGTTCCGTCGAAACTTGCAGAAGCTAAGTAATTTCCATTCGGAGACCAGGCAACCTCCCTGATAGTCCTTTGATGTCCATCAGTCAAAATCGTTTTGTTAACCCACGTTTTTCCATCATTACCCCATATTCTGATAGTTTTATCTTCTCCACACGTTGCTAGCATATTACCCGATGGATGCCAAGCCACATTCCAAACTCTACCTTTGTGTCCAGACAGACACTGTTCTAACTGAAGTTTACCCATGTTGGTATTCCGCAGTCAAACCTGCAAAATACCTGTCTATTGAGTGCGCTATcgattaaattgattatttataaaaaagtatttgaatATCTAATTCATAATGAAACGTATACAAGTCTACAAACTGCATTTAGTATTGATCAAACTagaaatacgtaaatattttaatataagtttGACTTTGGAAAAGATACGCTTCAATAGACTTGATATTTAGCAAATTCGAAAGGAAATTAATGAAtataaaagcaaaataaaaactGAGCAATGTTACCATTGGATTGTCAATACTTTTCTATAAAATGTGACCGACACGATTGtatgttgttttattgttttatgatcgaataaatataattacGCATTTCATTTAATTACGTATATGTTcacaaatttattacaaaaataccaCATTTTAAGCACGTCATATAACctcaaaaaatcataaaaaccaATGGCAAATGCATAAAAATAGCAtttcgaaataattaaaaataatattattacaaaatcaaGAAATACTTGCAGAGCAGAAACCCCAAACGCAGGTGTCAAAATTGCTGACAAAGATGCTTAATAGCAGAAATTACAACCATAtgctatttgtatttttatataaaaaatacggttcggtgattactggtcacaaagtcactaaaatctctataacggaacatctggtatccgaaaagtccatcataataatgataactatcatactaacgagaatttgagtgccaaatattgcatATTCgcaattttaatggcaaaaattttctttgtgaccaccgcaatgtgactaataatccaattaccaaaaaATACATGAACCTAAATGGTATCTCCAAAATGGTTCACACCCATGTGTTGGGATTAATCAAATGCCAAAACATTGCATAAAATCCAATATAACTTGGAGAGACAAGAAATAAAAAGCATGCGTAAGAAATATAACTCGAGTAATTGATAAAATTGAGTAAGTaaacagttttaaatttaaataaatgagtcATGTTTGGGTTACTGGAGTAATTTACAAAAGATAGATTAGAGAAGTATTCGAATGGCATTCAAGAGCAGTGGCGTAGTGAAGGGGGGGGTCCggggggtctggaccccccccccttggcggaGCGTGGTCGGtggcaaaatatcccactcctgtcgcaattgattgtttgtaccatttttggttattttttttatcacaaatccatgacagatttttaggacacaaacatatacttgaaaatttccaatgttggcttcctgatggaaaaagctctcaaccatgttttagaagtgttttaaaaaataagattttgtgggaaatttacaaccaagatgtattttgtgggccttgcattctaactggagagttggaaatgtggtggcaatatataagtactggtgaaaatcgaccaaaaaattgactagctgcaattgcaatttgcaatccttcaatattccccaatatttacatacttctaaaaattctagcaaCACTTCCAGTGACATCAGCCACAAGTGAACGGAGCTTTTCCACACTActtgctttattaaatattcatagggATATGAATGTTAGTGcacaaaaaatattagatatgttaATATGTTATACGCGAAgattggatctgtgaatttcgtacgttttttaaattattcattatttttattttatttgaatttttttcataccatatttttattacctatttactttatttttatatgttgtgattttatattaattaaatataaattatcttgccttttttcctatcaaacccccccccccccccccttgacaaaatcctggctacgcaaCTGTTCAAGAGAATGTATAAAGATATGAGGAAAACCACACGTAAAATGGGTGAATAATGTAAAGTGGGCTCTTCACTCGCATCGTTTGCGGCCGCGAACACCGTGTGTGTGAGTCGAAATATGAGTGTGTGCGTTTTGCGAGTTGATTTCGCGCGTTATTCCTTTCCCCGTTTTTTGTCCCACGAGAGAGGGTTCCCGAACGTTCACGAACGCATCCAACGCGCGTTCGCgaattgatttcaacgggtggtttcgaaaaggaattgaaactcgaataaaaataaagttaaagatattgaatcgactggtttcggaaagaaattgatgcacgaattagaaattacgaattacaaatTGCGAAGTGATTACAAAATGCGAAGTGATTACGTTTTGTGCAACGCCGACGCCCcaacgcctttgcccccagcgcccccgatgcctctggcaccccggggcctttgcccccgatgctttcggcaccccggggacttcgcccccggcgcctccgaCGTTCAAGGGCCTTCGTCCCCAGCGCTACCGACGCCTCCggtgcccccagcgcccccggcacCCTTgggccttcgccctcggcgcctccgacgccccggggcgtcgttttcaaaaaaatgaaaaaaaaatgaaaaatatgaaaaaaatgaaattatgaaaaatctcaaaaaaatgaaaaatatgaaaaaaaaaatgaaaatatgaaaaatatgaaaaaatgaaaatatgaaaatatgaaaatatgaaaatatgaaaacatgaaaatatgaaaatatgaaaaaaatgaaaaatatgaaaaaaaaaatgaaaaatatgaaaaaaatgaaataatgaaaaatctcaaaaaaatgaaaaatatgaaaaaaatgaaattatgaaaaatctcaaaaaaatgaaaaatatgaaaaaaaaaatgaaaatatgaaaaatatgaaaaaatgaaaatatgaaaaatatgaaaatatgaaaatatgaaaatatgaaaatatgaaaatatgaaaacatgaaaatatgaaaatatgaaaaaaatgaaaaatatgaaaaaaaaaatgaaaaatatgaaaaaaatgaaataatgaaaaatctcaaaaaaatgaaaaatatgaaaaaaaaatgaaaatatgaaaaatatgaaaaatatgaaaaatatgaaaaaatgaaaaaatgaaaataagaaaatatgaaaacatgaaaatatgaaaatatgaaaaaaatgaaaaaaaaaatgaaaaatatgaaaaaaatgaaattatgaaaaatctcaaaaaaatgaaaaatatgaaaaaaaaaatgaaaatatgaaaaatatgaaaaaatgaaaatatgaaaatatgaaaacatgaaaatatgaaaatatgaaaaaaatgaaaaatatgaaaaaaaaaatgaaaatatgaaaaatgtgaaaaatataaaaaatatgaaaaaaatgaaaatatgtaaattttggaaaaaaaataattggttccccatactggttgatggttgatagtccgtcacatacaaatatatatatttagcgacagtcggtttaaatatgtatatggtttgCCTATGATGCAATGGACTCTTTTCTTGGGAAAGGAGTATGTAGtacgaataaaaatacaattaattctgtaagtatatttatttatttatctacagaatactatatttacaaaatattgccATTCtctgtgtgtgagtgtgtaagTGTTTGCGTTTCGCGGCTGGAGGCCTGCCCCATTTTTGGCGGGGAACTTCGAAAATGCAACACTTCCAGTAGCGTAGTTACCATTGTGCACAAATCATACAAAGCATACGACCCATGCTCGATATGAAACAATTTCACCGTACACCACTGCTATAAACTTAGTAGGCGTGGCAAGTAGGCGTGTCAATAACAAATCAGGCGTGTAGCCCTCGAGTAGAAACATCGATTGCAGAAAAGAGATCTTACTTTAAAGTTTAGACGAAGCCACTTTGGTGTTTGATCGTATATATGAGAATGTTAATAAATTACGAAATAAAATCAGAAGCGAACAACCTGGCCAGGAAGtggggagaaatttttgcatcagggcccaaaattctagctacgccactggcacgaataaagtaaaaatatgttagTAAAAAAATGTCACTACACTCGCAGATTCGCGGCGCGATTTCGCGCCGTGTTCGCACGCGAGTGAAGAGCCCGCATAAAGAAAATGTATACATAGAAGGATAGGTTTTACTCAAGAACGGAAATGAATAACGTGTGAAAAGAAGTTGTCATTCGGCAATGAATAGTGAATGCCTGCAAATGTTAAATGTTCAAACCATTTAAgtgttaaaaatatgttaaactGTTACCTATAAAGATCCTAGAGTTAGACAGAAAGTATAAGAAAGCCTAGTGTGTAATGGTCGTAATCGACGCATTTAGATCTGGATCAAAACAACTTAACTGTCATATTAAGGCCATTCTCAGTCCACCTTTCACAATTCACAAGCTATTTACATTTTGTGGTATTTGGAGCCTTTGAATATCATTGTTTGCTTTCAAACCGTGTCGTTACACACCCAAGATACAGGTGGAAaagtaattatgtatgttctaACGTTAGTAATGACACTTTGATTATCCACTGTTCTATCAGAACTAGATATCtagattatacattttatttactaaatttttataaataaaaacgtgtaaatgatttaaaattcattgtatcaaattaaataatgcaaatgttgcaatatatttacatatgtgaaaATAATATCATGTTTTCAGATGAATTGACAGCCTGGCATAATTTAGTATAACATATTATCTAAAATCAAAATGTCCGTGGTCAGTCCAGTTTGTCCAAAATCATTTTCTGGGAATATAAATGGAAGCGTGTCAACCTCAACATCACCACCTGAAACCCGACCCTATATGTGTAAAAATTATTCACAAAAACTAATTTCGAATTTGAATTCACTTCGCAAATCTTGTAAATTATGTGATATCGAACTTGTCTCTGGAGACGTTACAGTGAAGGTATAAAATGTGTACAATATTCTGATTATCTTTTGTgcgtatttatattgtattctgTCATTGTGTTCCTGCTTTTAGGCTCATCGATCCGTTTTGTCTGCTGGCAGTGCATATTTTTCAGCTATGTTTAGTGCTGGTTTATCCGAAGATCAGAAACGTACAGTTGCGTTACCTGCAATTCCTCCACAAGCATTAACTATAATTATTGACTTCATTTATACAGGTATTGCGAGGTTTTATGTGTTCATGTAGTCTCAATTTCGTTTgcatttaatcatattttatttctctttaACAAGGCCAAGTTCAGTTATCTTGTAATACAGTACAAGAAGTTCTTGCTGCTGCCGATATGCTTCAGCTACGAGATTTAGTCTCAGGTTGTTGTGAATTTTTGATCAGAGAACTGCATCCTTCAAATGCTGTTGGCATCTTTtcgtaatatatacatttttataattaatatatttacctACACATTTTATTGTGAtactataattatttatgtatcacATTGAGTTCTTAGAATGCAAAGGTGTTAACtcttaaatttgattaaattaagtTATTGATGTGGTTTGGTTCCTGTTTTTATATTCTATCAAGAGCATATTACAAATCACGTATACAAACCATCTATTGAAATTTCTAACGATAAAACACTGGTAGAAAATAAGAACTAAAAGAACTTCAATTGAAAAACAATTGACAGGAGTGAAgcatgattaattattatttttatgtttagtcTACCTGATTTACTACAATCTTTAAAACGTTGCCCCGAATAATTAGCTATTGTAGAGTGTTCTCCTTTGCACTCTAAAAACGCAATGTGTCAGGTTTGTGAatgttgatacatacatatgtatattacaattgaatgtATCGTTTCTTCAGATTTGCAGAAGCTCATAGTTGTGCTGAATTGATTCAAGCTTCTTTGGAACACATTTATTGGAATTTCGCACAAGTAAGCACAGAAGATGAGTTATTAGAATTATCTGCACCATCTCTAGCTT
This window contains:
- the LOC143923225 gene encoding NIF3-like protein 1; its protein translation is MILHHLRKGYIVFRRYRSRFNIKMTDNHNQSGLPLQSVIKCLKEFAPLSLSETWDNTGVLIEPYTPRLITKILLTNDLTENVMEEAVEKNTELIISYHPPIFSALKSITQKTWKQRIVSRCLEERIALYSPHTSWDSVMGGVNDWLAECLPEHSKQPISEGRIPGLGPGRICDLVKPTPLEIIIQSLKLHIGIDRVQLALAKGASLATEIKSVALCAGSGSSLLRSIRADLYLTGEMSHHDVLDAIHNGASVILTNHSNSERGFLSKFAPKLEEMLNKQVQIMISTNDCDPLKPI
- the Ciao1 gene encoding cytosolic iron-sulfur assembly component 1: MGKLQLEQCLSGHKGRVWNVAWHPSGNMLATCGEDKTIRIWGNDGKTWVNKTILTDGHQRTIREVAWSPNGNYLASASFDGTTAIWDKKIGEFECNATLEGHENEVKSVAWSPSGQLLATCSRDKSVWVWEVIGDNDYECVTVLNAHSQDVKKVAWHPTKELLASASYDNTIKIFKEDPSDNDWFCACTLQSHQSTVWSLCFDKTGERLASCSDDCTVKIWREYLPNNTEGIATPDNLPVWKCICTLSGFHTRTVYDISWCHETDMIATACGDDIIRIFKEAADSKPHDPSFELICTDHGAHSQDVNAVRWNPKKPKQLVSCSDDGEIKIWTYVD